attaattaatcaaaacaacaactataaaaatcattaaattatatattatatttaattttatttataagtaacctGCATATAGAGGCCATTGAAACAATTGAAATaatagaattttaaaagatgtATACGTTataatataattcaaaacaaacaatgtttatactaacgtattataagatttattatataagagttaaCAACAACGTCACTGATATATTTAAAAACACATATTTGTACaaatttcaaatatatttttGTATTCTATGCAACACGCGAATATTcgtctagtatacttataaaataaatatttttacttataccacatgcatttgaaacctccacgACTTTTCAATTttattctaataattattataaattggttaataatggTAAATTAATGAAAAAACTAAATTCTAATCACAAGTTAACTAAAatacaatattaaaatatcatattttacttctatttataaaattatgactttaacttttttAATATGTTATAGTTAAGTTAGTAGTTTGAACATGTTGTATTATGCAAATAATTGTCATTCGAAAGTCACAACTTTTGTATAGTTTATGATTTTATGCAAAATtgttaaattatttatttcaatataatgttaaacggttaacttaaatcaaaatttcaactAAACTTGAAAAAATCGagaaactattttataaatagttaaaagttataaattatagtgttaaaccaaaattgtaatcctaaatcaacaaaaaaaaaccatgaaactattttttataatcattaagacttttcaaataaatagcttaaaaataacttacaataagaatAGTTCAAAGTAatgttatataaaaaattataatgttatttttaaaggaaaaaaacaatgtttgttgtttttaataattacaatcaaagaaactaacaatattcatcaaataaattttaaaaaagttcatttctgaaaccaaattaaaataattaagactttataaatttgttattttaaataactacaacaacaattaaaagtaatattatatacaaaaaatatattattacctttaaaaGCGAAAACAATATTTGATATTTTGAATAATTACAATGAttgaaattaaaatattaagtaaataaactttttaaaattaatgaatcataacaactataaatgtcattaaaccatatattatatttaattttattcatgagtaacacAAGTAGATACCATCAAGACAATTGATATTATAGACTTTTAAAAGATGTCTACATTATCTTCtaattcaaaacaaacaatgCACATACTAACTTATTATAAGATTTGTCATATAAGAGTTAACAACGTCAttgatatatatttaaaaaaacatatatttgtaaagatttcaaatatATTACTGTATTCTGCACAACACACGGATATTCacttagttttttttatataaaaggcAACATAGGACATAAAAAATCGACATTTTTAGTACAAATAGACTGGTTCTAAAAAATATGATCATCTGAATAGTAGATAAGTTGACGATTTCAAAAAAGTTATCATACACACTTTTTTGACAAATTGTGGAATTGTTATAAATTTTATAATCACATAATGTTTTGCATCAAAAGCACGATTATTTCAAcactatacatgttttaaaatttgTAGGTTTATACATTTATAATGTAGTTTTTTACAGACTGAATTCTTAACAAAACATGAAATTCTTGTAAGTTTTAGTGGATCAAGAATAAACTTAATTGATTGAAAACTGATTCTATACAAATCtaagaaaaaaattattgttCTTAAGTGGAAAATAATTTGATTTGACCTTAGAGCTCAATATTACCTCACACCATTTAACATCTCAATGGTTTCAGGAAAGATTCTATAAGCCTTTATTTGATGAACAATGGATTTTTGTAAAGTTTCATAAAATTAATAACTTGTTGGAATTTAAAAGATATGATCTTATCTTTTGAGTCTCTAATGGTACTTTAAAATGTGCGTTATATTTCTTGTTGGCACTAAGTTTTTATAATTCACGAAACACGTTTGAGATGAGACCAACTAAAACCTTTTGTATAAAAAGTTTGGTTATTTGAAAAGTAGTTCTCTACATATAGAGTCATAAAGATGTAGAAGATTTTATTTATGTTACTTAGCTTAGCGTATTTACTTTATATTTTATCTCTTTATGTCGGTAGGGTAATACtagtttttttctttctttctttatgaacaacaataaataacaattaaGATATAAATGTTATGTTTGTCAAAACCAACCAACCAGTAGCCGAAATATGTAGCATTTAGTTGTATAGAAATGTTTGGCTAAAATAACTTTTAGTTTTACATAAATGTTTGGTTAAAATAACTTTTagcttttaaacatgtaaaattaaataaatctaAAAACTAAAAACTCTGTAAAATTACTTGAAGTggcttttgattttaaaagttttttgtTTTTAGTAAAAACTAAAAGCTTGTAAATGCAATTTTTTTCGAGTCTTTTTCTTAAAAACTAAAGTTTAAAACTAGAGCTGATAAAAATCGATCCTACTCGTTAATCCAATCCGAACCCAACCTAAAATTAGCGggttgggttgagattttcaACACATTTAAGTTAAATGGGTCAACCCGTCTAACTCATCTAATTAAATATGTTGAGTTGGATAAAAATTATGAACTTGTTTCCAACCCACCAAACCATTTAACTTTAATATATgcttaatttaatatttatttgaatattatcatgtattaatcGAAATATTAGTTTATAAATTAAAATGTTGTATTATTATTTGTGTTTTAAACAAATGTAATCTTAATTCCCATCTTTTTTCTTAATCTAAAATACTAGCCATTCTTCAAAATccttttgaaattaaatatttttttatgttatttgatcaCTTTATTCATATTTGTAAATTGTGATTGTGTTTTTGTTAtactttgaaattttatttatgtttgaaaCTGATTTATATAACATAATCTTTAGTTAATGtatttaattttttgattttaaataagtaaacctaagtttaactcatttatttaatAGATTGGATCGAGAACTATATAAATGAGCCAACCTGGTGGCAACCTATTTATCTATAAGGTTGGGTTGAGTTGAAAATATCAATCCATTTAAATAAACATGTTGGATTGAGTTGatattttcaatccaattaataAATGAGTTGAACTCGAACCCAACCAAAGTCGATCCATTGCCAGTTCtacttaaaactcataaaagttctTAAAAGTTGTGTACTAAACATAGCTTTACTTAAAACTCATACCAAATGGTTTTTGGCCTAGCGGTAAGGAGTGACTCTTTCAAATGAGAGGTCATGGATACAAGTCTCATCAGAAGACATATGTGGTGTTtatgattaaattagcaactaagATAATTTgccgtttaaaaaaaaaacttaaaacttataaaagttCTTAAAAGTTGTGTACTAAACATGtctaaaatatataatataaaatagaataaaaaataTAGTATATAACGTTATAAAATATTCAAAAATCGATTAGCAGTTTTGTCCATTTTGATTCAGTTCAAACCAATTAACCAAAAATCATACTGTTTTCTAAACAAAAAATAATCTTGCTatacttatatattttttaaaactatAACATATCATAACTAATATATATCAGCCTATCATATCAGGTTCACAACACGGTTACAAGATTAATCTTTAAACCAAATTCTAAACAaaaatcatattaatatattaatatataaattcgATATtggttatttaaatttaattttatcAATCCGGTCGATTCCAACCCGACCCACATTCCTTATACCACCTTTTTCTCGATTTTGCCACTTAATAAATGATACTAACTATCAACGAATTAAATAGGTAGATTCATAAATAGTCTAAGGactaaatttataaatttactcCAACAACAAATAAGACCTTCACGTAGCACTTGGTTGGCGGTGTAATTTACACTCTGTTTTCCTCCCCGTGAGATCATCGTGTTCCCAGCATTCGTCGGGGCCCGAAACATCAGTGAATGACTCGATCAACACAAGTTTAATCACCCCTCTTTCTCCATCTTCAATCCTACACAATACTCGTTGCTTGAAGAAAAAAACGAACAAATTCCATGTACATACTACACGACTACCACTTCAATCAAACCATCAGAATCTGCCCTGAATCGATTTGCATGTATCATAAGGTTCGTCGCTTTCAATAATTTCATGCTCCAGTTCTTGTTCTTGTTTTGGTATAATATGATACTGGATGCACTCGTTTAGTTGATTTGAATACCCACATGCGAAAACCACCTTCACTGATTTTGTTGAGTCAAAGAGGTTTTCGGTGAATCCCTGATGGAAAAGGAACCGCTTCTTCCATCGCATTCGAAATTCATTAGAACGCCGTCGCAACTCCGCCATCTAGCGATAGAAAATGAAATCTCCATTCCGCCATCTCTTACTCCTTCGGAGTTTAAAGATATGCTCATATTTGGTTCTCCTAGAGGAGATCCATCTTCGCAAACGGTTGATGCCCTAAATCTACGACTGAATATTGATAATTCCAGTAATTCCCCGCTACACTTTGCTTCTAGTTCCAATTCCAATCTGGGTTCCAACCCACTTCCTATTATAAATCCAGAATTACAAATTCAAATCACACCATCTCGACCGGTGGATGCTGATTTCCCgattaagaaaaaaaatctaCATCGCTCAAAAACCGCCCCTGCCATTTGTAATATCAATGAGCTCGATCAGAATTCCAAGAATAAACCACCACAGTTAGCATTTCCTTCCATTGTTCGCCAATCAGTTGTGTTACTGGTCGTGTATCTGCTACTTGGTGTGATTATATATTGGTATAACAGGGAAAATTTCATTGGTAAAGAGACATATGTGGTTGTTGATGCTCTATATTTTTGTATTGTGACAATGTGTACAATTGGTTATGGCGATATACTTCCAAATAGTCCAGTAACTAAAATGTTCTCAATCTTGTTCGTGTTGGTTGGTTTCGGGTTTATTGATATCTTGCTCAGTGGGATGGTTAGTTATGTTCTTGATTTACAAGAGAATTACTTGTTGAGTTCTTTAAGCAATGGGAAAAGACGAGATCACCCCTCGTATATAATCGACTacaagaagggaagaatgaggaTCCGAATGAAAGTCGGGTTAGCTTTAGGGGTTGTGGTTCTTTGTATTGGTATAGGTGTTGGTGTTATGCATTTTGTGGAGAAACTTGGTTGGCTTGATTCTTTTTATCTTTCTGTTATGTCTGTGACTACCGTTGGATACGGTGATCTTGGGTTTTCAACTACCACGGGTCGGGTTTTTGCTTCCGGTTGGTTGCTTGTGTCAACACTTGCGGTTGCCCGTGCGTTTCTTTATTTGGCTGAGGCTCGAGTCGATAAACGACATCGGAGGATGGTTAAATGGGTTCTCGATCAAGATCTCACCGTTGCTCAATTTCTTGCTGCAGATATTGACAATAATGGTTCCGTCAGGTAATTACCATCACTCGTAGAATATgttgtactgtgtttgacatgTACCGATATAGACAACAACTATACAGGCTTAAGGCATTAAACACTTAATATAGACAATTGTATATACGTGTTTCCATTTGACTTTATCCATGACTTAGTGGGTTAAGCCAAAAAGAATTTCTTAATGAATAAAGACACCACCCCCTTTACATATTTGTCTTTTTATATTTCTCCCTTCCAACTCTTCTCACGTCAAAGTTGATGAGTATTATGAGAGTTATTTGTTAGAATAcaaggtaaaattgtcatttattTGATCTAATAGAATCGGATTATTG
The genomic region above belongs to Lactuca sativa cultivar Salinas chromosome 4, Lsat_Salinas_v11, whole genome shotgun sequence and contains:
- the LOC111914735 gene encoding two-pore potassium channel 3, whose product is MEKEPLLPSHSKFIRTPSQLRHLAIENEISIPPSLTPSEFKDMLIFGSPRGDPSSQTVDALNLRLNIDNSSNSPLHFASSSNSNLGSNPLPIINPELQIQITPSRPVDADFPIKKKNLHRSKTAPAICNINELDQNSKNKPPQLAFPSIVRQSVVLLVVYLLLGVIIYWYNRENFIGKETYVVVDALYFCIVTMCTIGYGDILPNSPVTKMFSILFVLVGFGFIDILLSGMVSYVLDLQENYLLSSLSNGKRRDHPSYIIDYKKGRMRIRMKVGLALGVVVLCIGIGVGVMHFVEKLGWLDSFYLSVMSVTTVGYGDLGFSTTTGRVFASGWLLVSTLAVARAFLYLAEARVDKRHRRMVKWVLDQDLTVAQFLAADIDNNGSVSKAEYVIYKLKEMGKVSDKEILEICKIFDRLDTGNSGKISLGDLMQSRRM